One window from the genome of Elaeis guineensis isolate ETL-2024a chromosome 5, EG11, whole genome shotgun sequence encodes:
- the LOC105045780 gene encoding uncharacterized protein, whose protein sequence is MKGKSLPIITFEHKRDAYGFAVRPQHLQRYREYADIYQEEEEERSDRWKDFLERQAEPAPVSSHNLSREEGGNASSLEEARVAGEDSDHTELGKSDGLEETGQDKMTIEKERRTHRIQIWAQIRPSLSAIEQMMSLRVKKRKNFSGGDQDAERSGTRLVPIEEGKPAEDSEDEFYDVERSDLSQEALPVDGGNADPAANLASAGTPPEPFSSWKEELECLVRGGLPMALRGELWQAFVGVGARRVEKYYDSLLDPEAKAVENTKLDAPPLDNAKGKPSRSQGSAPEKWKGQIEKDLPRTFPGHPALDEDGRNALRRLLTAYARHNPSVGYCQAMNFFAGLLLLLMPEENAFWTLTGIIDDYFDGYYSEEMVESQVDQLVLEELIRERFPKLVNHLDYLGVQVAWVTGPWFLSIFVNMLPWESVLRIWDVLLFEGNRVMLFRAALALMELYGPPLVTTKDAGDAVTLLQSLAGSTFDSSQLVLTACMGYQAVNEIKLQELRDKHRPSVIAAMEERSRGLRVWRDSKGLATKLYNFKRDPGALVSEANSTERMGDMNKNGDLQIESESTDLHGIFGNLTVDAELNSLPDLKEQVVWLKVELCRLLEEKRSAILRAEELETALMEMVKQDNRRLLSAKVEQLEQEVFELRQALSDKQEQEHAMLQVLMRVEQEQKVTEDARIFAEQDAAAQRYAAHMLEEKYEEATTLLAQMEKRAIMAETMLEATLQYQSSQLKAQQPSISSPRTPTADNSLARTNQDSTQDIPAKKISLLSRPFALGWRDRNKGKPSNSESSNDSKPSDDGEQNLQTPERDMNGHQELDK, encoded by the exons ATGAAGGGAAAGAGCTTGCCCATCATCACCTTCGAGCACAAGAG GGATGCCTATGGATTTGCAGTGCGGCCTCAACACTTGCAGCGATACCGAGAGTATGCGGACATCTACCAG gaggaagaagaagagagatcaGATCGATGGAAGGACTTCTTGGAGAGGCAGGCTGAGCCTGCCCCAGTATCCTCTCATAACTTATCCCGAGAGGAAGGTGGAAATGCGTCATCTTTGGAAGAAGCTAGAGTCGCAGGAGAGGACTCCGATCACACCGAGCTTGGGAAATCTGATGGTCTGGAAGAAACGGGACAGGATAAGATGACAATAGAAAAGGAGAGGAGAACACATAGGATCCAAATTTGGGCTCAGATTAGGCCTTCTCTCAGTGCTATTGAGCAGATGATGAGCCTTCGTGTCAAGAAGAGGAAAAATTTCTCGGGAGGTGATCAAGATGCTGAGAGGAGTGGGACTCGTCTGGTACCGATTGAAGAGGGGAAGCCTGCGGAGGATTCTGAGGATGAGTTTTATGATGTAGAGAGGTCCGACCTCAGCCAAGAGGCACTCCCAGTTGATGGTGGCAATGCTGATCCAGCTGCAAATTTAGCTAGTGCTGGAACACCCCCTGAGCCTTTCTCCTCATGGAAGGAAGAGTTGGAGTGCCTGGTTCGAGGAGGACTGCCAATGGCTCTTAGAGGAGAG CTATGGCAAGCTTTTGTGGGTGTTGGAGCTCGCAGGGTGGAGAAATACTACGACAGTTTGCTGGATCCAGAAGCTAAGGCTGTTGAAAACACAAAACTTGATGCTCCTCCTTTAGATAACGCCAAGGGAAAACCAAGCAGAAGCCAAGGAAGTGCTCCTGAGAAATGGAAGGGGCAGATTGAAAAG GATTTGCCTAGGACGTTCCCAGGTCATCCTGCTCTAGACGAGGATGGGAGAAATGCTTTGAGGCGGTTACTGACAGCATATGCTCGACATAATCCATCTGTTGGGTATTGCCAG GCCATGAATTTCTTTGCTGGTTTGTTACTATTGTTGATGCCTGAGGAAAATGCATTTTG GACTTTAACGGGTATCATCGACGACTACTTTGATGGGTATTATTCTGAGGAAATGGTCGAATCTCAG GTGGACCAACTTGTTTTGGAGGAACTAATACGTGAAAGATTCCCAAAGCTGG TTAATCATCTGGATTACCTCGGAGTCCAGGTGGCATGGGTTACTGGACCCTGGTTCCTTTCCATTTTCGTGAATATGCTTCCTTGGGAAAGTG TTCTCCGTATTTGGGATGTGCTTTTATTCGAGGGGAATCGGGTAATGCTATTCCGTGCAGCCCTTGCTCTGATGGAGCTATATG GTCCCCCACTTGTGACCACAAAGGATGCAGGCGATGCAGTTACCTTATTACAGTCACTTGCTGGTTCTACTTTTGACAGTAGCCAGCTTGTTTTGACTGCTTGCATGGGATATCAAGCTGTAAATGAAATAAAGTTACAAGAGTTGAGGGATAAACATCGGCCATCAGTTATAGCTGCAATGGAGGAAAGGTCTAGAGGACTGCGTGTTTGGAGGGACTCCAAAGGTCTTGCAACTAAGCTATATAATTTTAAGCGTGATCCTGGAGCACTAGTCTCAGAAGCAAATTCCACAGAAAGAATGGGGGACATGAATAAGAATGGGGATCTGCAAATTGAGTCTGAATCAACAGATTTACATGGCATTTTTGGTAACCTGACAGTTGATGCTGAGTTGAATTCTTTACCTGATCTTAAAGAACAG GTGGTATGGTTGAAGGTTGAGTTATGCAGATTGCTGGAGGAAAAAAGATCAGCCATTCTCAG AGCTGAGGAGTTAGAGACAGCTTTAATGGAGATGGTCAAGCAAGATAATAGAAGACTTTTGAGTGCTAAG GTTGAACAATTAGAGCAAGAGGTATTCGAGTTACGACAGGCTTTATCTGACAAGCAGGAACAAGAGCATGCCATGCTTCAG GTCTTGATGCGAGTGGAACAAGAACAGAAGGTGACAGAGGATGCCCGCATATTTGCTGAGCAAGATGCTGCTGCTCAGCGATATGCTGCTCATATGCTCGAG gaaaaatatgaagaagCCACGACTTTACTTGCACAAATGGAAAAGAGAGCAATCATGGCAGAAACAATGTTGGAGGCTACCTTGCAATACCAGTCTAGCCAGCTTAAGGCGCAACAACCTTCAATTTCTTCTCCAAG AACACCAACTGCAGATAATTCACTTGCACGGACAAATCAAGACTCAACTCAAGACATCCCAGCCAAAAAAATAAGCTTGCTTTCTAGACCGTTTGCACTTGGCTGGCGTGACAGGAATAAG GGCAAACCAAGCAACTCTGAGTCGTCCAATGATAGCAAACCTTCTGATGATGGGGAGCAGAACTTGCAGACACCCGAGAGAGATATGAACGGGCACCAAGAGCTGGATAAATAG